Genomic segment of Deltaproteobacteria bacterium PRO3:
GCAGACGGTCGAAGAAGTGTCCAAAGACCCCGCCAAGGCCCAGACCCGCTGGAAGGTCGTGACCTCCTGGCAGGGCGGCACCCGAACCGAAACTCAAGTCGACGCCTGCGAGATCGCGGGTCAGGTGGTGCGGAAGAATTTCCAGATCCACACCGACGAGCCCTTCGAGCTGTTCGGCACCAACCTGGCTCCCAATCCCCAAGAGACCTTGATGGCCGCCTTCAATGCCTGCATGACGGTCGGTTACGCGGCCCAATGCGCCTTGGAGGGCGTCGAGCTGGAAGAGCTGCGCATCGAGACCCAAGGCGACATCGACCTGCGGG
This window contains:
- a CDS encoding OsmC family protein; the encoded protein is MKSNAEKKIQSQILNGIDVGAVLQTVEEVSKDPAKAQTRWKVVTSWQGGTRTETQVDACEIAGQVVRKNFQIHTDEPFELFGTNLAPNPQETLMAAFNACMTVGYAAQCALEGVELEELRIETQGDIDLRGFFSLDPNVKPGYDELRYTVHIKGKGTPEQFRKIHEAVSATSPNRYNLSHAIRLKSDLVVH